One genomic region from Knoellia sp. p5-6-4 encodes:
- a CDS encoding DUF3151 domain-containing protein, with amino-acid sequence MTSENLLGIPPTHLPEDPAATRLEQGVAPDQVAAAHPTSSLAWATLAEDALEDGRTVEGYAYARTGYHRALDALRRSGWRGQGPVPWSHAPNRGFLRSLAALSRAAGAIGEVDEEQRCRQFLRDSSPEAADELGL; translated from the coding sequence GTGACCTCGGAGAACCTGCTCGGCATCCCGCCCACCCACCTGCCGGAGGACCCGGCCGCAACCCGGCTGGAACAGGGGGTGGCCCCGGACCAGGTGGCCGCGGCACACCCCACCTCGTCGCTGGCCTGGGCCACGCTCGCGGAGGACGCACTCGAGGACGGGCGCACCGTCGAGGGCTACGCCTACGCCCGCACCGGCTACCACCGCGCCCTCGACGCGCTGCGGCGCTCGGGCTGGCGCGGCCAGGGACCGGTGCCGTGGTCGCACGCCCCGAACCGGGGCTTCCTGCGCTCGCTCGCTGCCCTCTCGAGGGCGGCCGGCGCGATCGGTGAGGTCGACGAGGAGCAGCGGTGCCGGCAGTTCCTGCGCGACTCCTCGCCGGAGGCCGCCGACGAGCTCGGCCTGTGA